The genomic stretch GTAGATAAAGGAAACTGCTACAACAAACTTTTAAAATTTATAAATGAAAATGAAGTTGCAAGGGAGATATTGGAGAAAGCAACAATAACTGAATTTTCTACTGGTTCTTTACCAATTGGTTATTTAGATAAAACAGTTAAAGACAATGTTTTGTTAGTTGGAGATGCCGCATGCCATATAAAACCTTTGAGTGGGGGAGGGTTATGTTTTGGAGCAATTGGAGGAAAAATTGCTGGAGAAGTAATAACTAAGTATTTAAATGGAGAGATTGAGGGGTTAGAGCTTTATGACAAACTGTGGAAAGAAAGTTTTGGAAAAGAAATAAAAAGAGGATTACTTCTTAGAAATGTTTTTTTAAAGTTAGAAAATGACACATTAGACAAAATTATAGAAAAATTGGCAAAAAGTGATTTAATAGATTATATAAATAATTATGGAGATATGGACATACAAACTCCTTTGATTATGAAAATTTTTAAATCTTTAAGTTTTGATTTAGGTTTTAGGATTTTAAAGGATTTGTTTTAAATAGAAAAATTAAAATAAAACTTAATAAAATGGGAGAACATGGCTGAATATTATTTTGATATAGAGACGTACTCTCCAAATGATAAGTCAAATCCAGAAACAGATAAAATTATAACGATACAGTATCAAAGGATAGATTTAAGATCTGGAAAACCAAAAGGAAAATTGAAAATACTAAAAGAATGGGAATCTTCAGAGAGGGATATTGTTTTTAAATTTTATAAGAAATTTTTTAGTGAAGATAAAAGTATTTGGGACTTTATTCCAGTAGGATTTAATTTAAATTTTGAATGGGAGTTTTTAATGACAAAATTTAATAAATATCTTGGAGTTAAACTTACAAGTAGAGAAATTTACTATAATAGACCATATATTGATCTAAAACCGATTGTTGTTTTATTAAACAATGGAAAATTTAGAGGAGCGAGTTTGAATAGATTTACAAAAAAGAAATATAATGGAGGATTTATAAAAGAGTGGTATGAAAATAAACAATATGATAAAATTGAGGAATACATAAAAAATGAAACTGAAGCATATATAGAATTTTTATAAAAGATTATAAAGAATATTCACAAAATACTGGATTAATCTCTAAAGTTTAAAAACTTTTTTGATAGTTCTATATTATATTTTTAAATTAAAAATTTTTTTATTTTTTCTTTTTTAATACTAAGGGCACCCGCCACTCTGCGAACCCTCTTTGGGAGCAGGTGGCGAAAAAAGACCCAAAGGCTTCCCAATTACAAAAATAGAAATTGGTGATAGTTGTGGAATTAAATATTGTTCATACAATATGTCCATATTGTGGAATAGGTTGTGGAATTGATTTAATTGTTAAAGATAATAAGGTTGTAGGAACTTATCCATTCAAAAGGCATCCTATAAATGAGGGAAAAGCTTGCATTAAAGGAAATTACTGCTATGAATTTATACATAGCAAAGATAGATTAAAAAAACCATTAATTAAGAAGAATGGAGAGTTTGTTGAAGCTACTTGGAAAGAAGTTTTAGATTTCATTGCAAGTAAGTTAAAGGAATATTCTTCAGATGAGATTGGTTTTATCGCATCTGCAAGATGCACAAATGAAGACAACTATGTTTTCCAAAAGTTTGCAAGAACTGTTTTAAAAACTAACAACATAGATCACTGTGCAAGGCTTTGACACTCAGCAACTGTTAAAGGTTTGGGGGAAGCCTTTGGGTCTGGTGCCATGACCAATTCAATTGAAGATATTGAAGATGCCAACTGTATATTAATAATTGGTTCTAACACCTTTGAACAACACCCATTAATTGCAAGAAAAGTTGTTAGAGCAAAAGAAAAAGGAGCTAAGATAATAGTAGTTGATCCAAGAAAAACGATAACTGCAAAAAATGCTGATTTGTTCCTTCAAATAAATCCTGGAACAAATGTAGCACTTATAAATGGTTTAATGAACGTTATAATTAAAGAGGGGTTAATAGATGAGGAATTTATAAAAAATAGAACAAAAGGATTTGAGGATTTAAAAAAGGTTGTAGAAAAATACACCCCAGAGTATGTTTCAAAAATATGTAATATTTCTCCTGAATTAATTATAAAAGCAGGGAAGATGTATGGAAGTGCTGAGAGATCTTCAATACTTTACTGTATGGGAGTTACTCAATTCACACATGGTGTTGATGCTGTTAAAGCATTATGCAATTTAGCAATGATAACTGGAAATATAGGAAAGAGAGGAACAGGAGTTAATCCACTAAGAGGACAAAACAATGTTCAAGGAGCTTGCGATTTAGGGGCTTTACCTGATGTATTCCCAGGTTATCAAAAAGTAAATATTGCTTATGAAAAATTTGAAGATCTGTGGGGAGTTGAGTTAAATAATGAATCTGGTTTAACCATACCTGAAATGATTGAAAAAGCTGGAAAAGAGATAAAGTGCCTCTATATAATGGGAGAAAATCCTATGGTTTCTGATCCGGATATAAATCATGTAGAAAAAGCATTAAAATCCCTTGACTTCCTAATAGTTCAGGATATATTCTTAACTGAAACTGCTCAACTTGCTGATGTTGTTCTTCCAGCGGCATGCTGGGCGGAGAAAGATGGGACATTCACAAATACAGAGAGAAGAGTCCAAAAAATTAATAAGGCTGTAAATCCACCAGGAGAGGCTTTGGAGGATTGGATAATAATAAAAAAACTTGCTGAAAAAATGGGATATAAAGAGTTGTTTAATTACAATTCTCCAAGAGATGTATTTGAGGAGATTAGAAAAGTAACTCCGCAATATGCAGGAATCACTTATGAGAGATTGGGAGTTGATGGAATACAGTGGCCATGTCCAGATGAAAATCATAAAGGAACTCCTATCTTATATACTGAAAAATTCTTAACTCCAGATGGTTTAGGAAATATATTTCCAGTTGAATACAAAGAACCAGATGAGTTACCAGATAAAGAATATCCATTTTTTTTAACGACTGGAAGAATAATATTCCATTTCCATACAGGAACAATGACAAGGAAATGTGAGCATATAACAAATGAGATAAATGAAGGATTTATTGAAATAAATTTAGAAGATGCTAAAAAATTAGGCATTAAAAATAATGATTTAGTTAAGGTGTCATCAAGAAGAGGTGAAGTTATAGTAAAAGCAAGAATAACTGAAGATATTAAAAAGGGAGTTGTATTTATGCCATTCCATTTTGCAGAAACTCCTGTAAATAAATTAACCAATCCAGCCCTTGATCCAAACTGTAAGATTCCAGAGTTTAAAGTATGTGCTGTAAAAATTGAGAAAATTTAATGACATTATTCCTTAGAATGTAGTTAAAAGAGAAATTTATGAATATATTCCAGAAGTTGATTATAAACAGCTTCTATTCTTTGATTTTTTATGTAAAATCAACTTTTTTAATTACACTCCAATTATTTTCATCAATTATATGCATTTCATTGTTTGAGAAAGTATAGATATAATTGTTAATATACAAAGACCTTAAAACATTTGATTTATGTTTATCATCTTTTACCATTGTTATTCTATCATTTTCAATTTTGAATATATAAGCGTGAGTTTCTACTGGAATTACCATTATATTTTTATCTTCATCCCATAAAAACGCATGATGATTGTAAAGGGCTGGAGACCAATATTCAGGAAGTTTGTATTTATCTAACTCTTTTGGATTACTGTAATTGCTCACATCAAATAAGGATATTTTTATTCTTCCATCATCATCCTTTCCTATGCCTATAAGTTTATTATCCCCTATTGGATGTAAGTATGTTGTATATCCAGGAATTTTCAATTCTCCAAGTAGTTTTGGAGATTTTGGATTTTTCAAATCTATCACAAGTAATGGATCTGTCTCTTTGTATGTAATTACAAATGCCTTATCTCCTAAGAATCTAACTGCATATATTCTCTCTCCTTTTTCAAGATTGGTGAGTTTTCCAACTATATTTAGATTTTTATCGAGAACATATATGTTATTTGTAGTCTTATCTCTGAATTTCCAATAGTTTCCAATTGTTGTAGCCACCCTTAAATAATTATTATGTTCATCCATTGCAAATTGATTTATTAATCTTCCGGGAACGCTTCCACTTTTAACTTCGAATGTATTTATATCTATTTTCATTATTCCAGTTTTTTCCAATTCTTCCCAGTGTTTTTCAAGGTATATTTCATAATCCTTGTTTATTTTATTTATTAAGTTTAATCTTTCTTCACTTGGGAGTGTTTTGAAGTATGCATTCAATATTGTTCTAATTTCAACAAACTTTGCTTCATCTCCAAAGAGTTTATCCTCTAAAATTTTATCAATTAGATTGGCAATATTTTCTGGGAAGTATTTATGAGAATTTTCTTTTAAAAAGTTAAGGAATAGTTTGTTTTCGTTTGGTATTAGATGATATGCAAAGTATATATTATTTTTAGACATATACACTGTTGTATCATAAGTTCCGGATGTGGCAATTACATTATTTATTTTCCCGCTATCTATGTCAATTGATGATATTATATAGGTTCTATCAAAATTATTTAATATAGAGTTTGGAACTATTGGAATGTAATATTTGTTATAGTTTATCTTTACATCGTTCCAAATGATTGGGCAGATTAAATCATTTTTTGATACAATTAAATACAACTTTCCATTATAAACCCTTGAATCCACATAAGAGCCATTTAAATCCATATCCCACTTTAATACTGGATTTTTTGGATTTGAGACATTGTAGTTTAATATTTTGTTATAGTTAATTATTATTAGATTATCTTTGTATAGGTATAGATTTCCTCCTTTTGAAATGTTATTAATAACTTTTGCTGATTCTGGTGGAAGAGCCTTTATTATATATGTTACTCTGTATGAATAGGGATAGTTTAGATTAGATTTTACAATATAACTCCATAATGGTGTGAAATAAATATAATTTCCATCAGTTTTTATTATGTCTGCTTCATCAATTCCTTCTACTTGCACATTGGTTTTTGAATATCTTTCTACAATATTTGAATCTAGAGAAACTCCAAATTTTATATCTTCTATATTTACATTTTGTTTTACATTAGTTGCCGCTACTTTAAAACCACTAAATATATTATAAACTCCATAATAATTATTATTTGTTGATTTTTTAACAAATTCTTTAAATGTTTTTTCATTTGCAGGAACCACCTTGAATTCACGATTTTCCTCTACATTGTTGTTTTTGTTAAATGTGCATCCACAAAAAGCTACAAAACAAATTACAAAAATTAAAAGAAAAATTTTCCATTTCATATTATCACCAAAAAATTATTCAATATTAAAATAGTGTTATATTAAATTATTTATTATTTTCTTTCTAATTTTCTTTTAATTGCTATAAATAAACTACCTAACAAACTCAATGAGATGATTCTTATAACAGGCTCTCAAGAGTATAATGTTTTTAATTGGTGTTTTAGTATTTTATCAGATGTTTGATTTATAGCATCATAATTAATTCCTAACTGGAAAAATGCTCTTAATGTTTGTTCAAGTAATATGTTATAGTATAATATTAAGTTTTTAAAAGGCTCTAATGAAAGGTGAATATAATAATTTGGCTTAATTATGAATTTTATACAATTACTAATTACTGACCCTAAACTAATATTAGACAATAATATTGGGTATACAATAAAAATGAAAATTATCGATATAGAAATTGGTTTTGCTAATGATTCTCCATAATCAGATATAAACCCATATAGGTTGATAATAATTTTCTCTAATAGTCCAGATTTTCCTTTTATTAATTCCATTTCTTTTTTAAATAAATTAGATGCTTCAATATATGTTCTGTTATTTTCAAAAGATATTAAGTTTCTATAATATTCTGCAATTTTCAATTTAATTTTGTTAATCTTATATATAAATATTTCATTTAAAAATTTTATTGCTCTTAAAATATCATTAAAAATTCTTTTCTTCTGTTAAACCAAAAAAATTAAAAATTGTCAATCACATAATATTTATAAAGACTAAGGAATAAATATTTTGTTTATTTAATAATCAGAGAGTGATAGATATGGAAATATTACTACCAGAAATTGAAGAGATAAAGTTAGAAGATGTTCTATTAAAAAGAAGGTCTATTAGAGAATACAGTTCTACTCCATTAACTTTAAAGGAACTATCCCATTTGTTATTTGCCGCATATGGAATAACTGACAGTAGAGGATTTAAAACAGTCCCATCTGCTGGAGCTACATATCCATTAGAAATTTATGTAAATGTTAGGGATGTTGTAAATCTTGAGGAGGGAGTTTATAAGTACATCCCAGAGAAACATTCAATAGTTAGAATTTTAGATGAAGAAGTAGGGCAAAAATTAGCGTTGGCATCATTAAAACAGATGTTTATTGCCGTAGCTCCAATTGTTATAATAATAGCCGCTGATTTTGAAAGAACCACAAGAGTTTATGGAGATAGAGGATTTAGATATGTTTATATGGAAGTGGGACATGTAGCTCAGAATATTTATTTAATGGCTACATCATTAGGATTGGGAACTGTGTCAGTAGGAGCATTTTATGACAGTGAAATAAAAAATATATTGGGCATTGATGAATATCCATTACTATTAATGCCCGTAGGAGTTCCACTTTCAGAGGAATAAAATGTATTTAAAAAAATAGGTGAGAATATGATAGACACTCACATCCATTCAGATACAAGGGGATTAGAGGATTTAGAGTTAATGGCAATGTGCTTAGATGCTGTTATAACATTGGCACATGATCCATTTGAAATGAAAAATGTTAAAGTTTGGGAGGCACATGTTGAAAAAATATTAATCAATGAGTTGGAGAGGGCTAAAAAAGTAGGATTAAATTTATTTATTTGTGTTGGGGTTCATCCAAGAGCTATTCCACCAGAGATAGATGAAGCATTAAATAAAATAAAAAATGAATATGTAAAATATGATAAAGTTGTAGGTATTGGAGAGATTGGTTTAGAAAAAGCCACAAAGGAAGAGAAAGAAGTTTTTATAAAGCAGTTAAAGTTGGCAGAAGAATTAAACATGCCTGCTGTAGTTCATACCCCAAGAAGAAATAAGGAAGAAGTAACTAAAATAATACTGGAGGAAATAGATACTCTAAATCTAAAAAATAAAAATATAGTTATAGAACATTGCAATAAAGAAACAACAAAATGGGTTTTAGATAAAGGGTTTTATGTAGGATTAACTATACAGCCAGGAAAATTAACTCCATTAGAAGCTGTTGAAATAGTTAAAGAATATAAAGATTTTGCAAACAAGATATTGTTAAATAGTGATTGCTCTTCAAATGCATCTGATGTCTTAGCAGTTCCAAGAACTGTTTTAAAAATGAAAATTAACAATATTGAGAAGGAGATTATCACAAATGTAGCTCATAAAAATGCTGTAGAGTTGTTTAAGTTAAATATAGAATAAATAACCATAGAGGGGGCTATGCCCCCTCTATTGGGATACTCCCCCATAAGATTGTATTAGTTTAATAAAAAGAGGCATTGTTTCCTAAAGGAAGCAATGCATCGGGAGTATCCCGAACCATAGGGCTTCGCCCTATTGAGATACTCAAAATTAAACAAAAAAGGCAAATATTCGGGGGTATACCAATAGGGGGCATAGCCCCCTATGGTTGGGATACTTCCCTATAAGATTGTATTTTTATTTTTTTAATAAATATTCGGGTGGAAATAATGAAATTTTATAATCGAGAGGAAGAAGTAAATTTTTTAAAAAATTTATTGTTTATTAGAGCCGAATTCAATATTGTTTGTTTATGGGCCAAAATCTTCTGGCAAAACGACAGTAATGCTTAGGGTTATAGAGGAACTATCTAAAAGGGAGGATATAGTATTTTTCTATTATGATTTAAGGAGATATGCCACTCCTACAAAGGAAGAATTTTTAAAAATATTTTTTGAAAAAGGAGATAAGAAATATCTTTTAAATAAATTTGACTTTAATAATTTATCTTTAAATGATGTTTTTGATAAAATCTATGAAAGTATTGAAACTGTTATAAAAGATGGTAAAAAACCAATTTTAATAATAGATGAATTGCAGAAATTAAAAAACATCTATTTCAATGGAAATGATAATGGAAAATCATTATTAAATGAGTTATTTAATCTATTTGTCCATTTAACAAAGGTTAGACATCTCTGCCACGTTATATGCTTAACCTCTGACACTCTATTCATTGAAGAGATTTATCAAAATTCTACATTTTACCTTATGAAATTGCACAGTTAATAAACAATAAAAAATTACGTTTATCTGTTAAAGAAGCAATAAAACAGTGGATTAATATTGAGAGAAATAAGATTTTGTATTTAATATCTACTCAAAAGGAATTTGAGATTGAAAATTTAGAAAAAGCTTTGAAATTATTTGAAGATAAAATAAAAGTTGATATCAACGATATAATAAAAAACAATCTTATGGATGAGGTTAAATTTTTGATAAAAAATGAAATTTTATTTTATGATGTTATCAATGGTATAATTTATAATTAAACCAACTTCAATAAAAAAATGGTATGCTATAAGAAAAGTTATTTAAGTGGGAGATTATGAAACCGTTCCACTTAGTAGCTGTCCCACACAAAGATATCTTAATATCTTAGAGGGAAGATTAAGAATGGATTTGCTGCTGATTTGTGGGAGGTTTATTAAAATAGGGTGCTGAAGACTACCGAGACCCAGAGTTATTCTTCAAAAAGACATATCTAACCTCTGGACTAAAATCTCTAATAAAAATTGCCTCAAAGATATTGAAAGGAAAAGGAGGAGAGCCAATAATTCAAATACAAACACCATTTGGGGGCGGGAGAACCCATTCGTTAATTGTCCTCTACCACACATTCAAAAACCCAGAGATTGCTAAAAAATATATCCCAGATATAGAACCAATAAAGGCAAAGATTACCATAATTGTTGGAACTGCAATAACTCCAGAGAATGTAGATAATAAAATAACAGGAACTCTATGGGGAGAGATTGAGAAACAGCTTGAAGGAGAAATAAAAACCTTAAACTCACCAATATCTCCAGGAAGTGAGAAGTTAAGGGCATTGTTAAAAAAGCATGAGACTGTTTTAATCTTAATGGATGAGGTTTTAGCATACGTAGTTAAAGCAAGAGGAATAAAAGTTGGAGATATAAACTTAGCCTCTCAAACAATTGCATTCCTTCAAGAACTAACTGAAACAGTTAAATCTCTCAGCAATACCCTCCTTGTCATAACTCTACCAGCAAGTGTCCTTGAATATGCAGATGAAGAGGTTGCAGAAGAACTATTAGCAAAACTCCAAAAGGTTGTTGGAAAAATAGAGAAAATCTACACTCCAGTTTCTGGAGAGGAAATCTATGAAGTTATAAGAAGAAGGTTATTCCAAAGAATTGATGAAGAAGATGTAAAAAACATTGTGGATGAATTTATCGACTATTATGAAAGAGAGGGCATTTTAATAAATAAATCCCAATACAGAGAAAAGATGATAAAAAGCTACCCATTCCATCCATAGTAATAATTATTCTCTTTTCTTTATACTTGCATCAAGTTCATTTAAGGAATAGACATTTAACTCCCCAGTTCTTACAGATTCTATTGCCTTTACAGCCGCTTTTGCCCCGGGAATTGTAGTTATATATGGAATTCCTAAATCAACCGCCGCTCTTCTTATATAATATCCATCAGATTTAGCCTTTTTACCAGAGGAAGTGTTTATTATTAAGTGTATCTTTCCATCTTTCATTAACTTTAAAATGTTGTCATTAGGACTTTCAGAGATTTTCTTAACTAATATTGCTGGAATTCCATTTTCTCTCAAAACCTTAGCAGTTCCTTCTGTTGCATATATTGTAAATCCAAGTTCATGTAATTTTTTAGCAATATCAACAATATGTTTTTTATCTTTATCTCTAACACTAATAAATACATTCCCAACTATTGGCAGCTCCATATTTGCTGATAGTTGAGCTTTATAATACGCTTTACCAAAGTCTTTATCTATTCCAATAGCCTCTCCTGTTGATTTCATCTCTGGTCCTAAGACAGGATCAACTCCTGGCAGTTTTTGGAATGGGAACACTGCCTCTTTAATTGATACATACTTTGGTTTTGCAATCCAAACTTTCTCAGAGACTTCTACAACATTGTTGTAATCTTTAATCAACTCCTCCAACTTTTTCCCAAGCATAACTTTTGTAGCCAACTTAGCCAAAGGAATACCAATAGATTTACTTACATAAGGAACAGTTCTTGAAGCTCTTGGATTAGCCTCTAAAACATAAACAACTCCATCCTTAACTGCATACTGAACATTTAATAATCCTACTATATTTAACTCCCTTGCTAACTTTGCTGTATAATCTATAACTTTATCAATAATTTCCTTAGGTAGTGTTTGAGGAGGAATTACTGTTGCTGAATCCCCACTATGAACTCCTGCCTCTTCAATATGTTCCATTATTGCTCCAATTAAAACACTCTCTCCATCACAAACAGCATCGACATCTAACTCAATAGCATCTTCCAAAAATTTATCAATTAATACAGGATGTTCCTCTGAAACTTTAACAGCCTCTTCCATATATTCTATTAACTCATCCTCACTATAAACAATCTGCATTGCCCTTCCTCCTAAAACATAGGAAGGTCTAACTAAGACAGGATATCCAATTCTTTTAGCTATCTTTAAAGCCTCTTCTTTTGTAAAAGCTGTTCCACCTTCTGCTTGAGGAATTCCTAATTTCTTTAACAATTTAGAAAACTCTTCCCTATCTTCAGCAACGTTTATATTTTCTGGGCTCGTTCCTAATATATTAACACCAGCCTCCTTTAACTTCATAGCTAAGTTTATTGCTGTTTGTCCTCCAAATTGGACAATAACTCCTAAAAACTCTCCTCTCTCTTTTTCTTTTTCAACTATATTTAGAACATCTTCAAAAGTTATTGGCTCAAAATAGAGTTTATCTGATGTATCATAATCTGTTGAAACAGTCTCTGGGTTGTTGTTTATAATTATTGCCTCAATTCCCATTTCTTTCAATGCTAAGACTGCATGAACACTTGAATAGTCAAACTCAATTCCCTGACCAATTCTTATTGGACCAGAACCTAAAATAATAGCCTTTTTTCTGTCTGAGGGATTACTTTCATCCTGTTCTTTATATACATAAGTTTCATATGCAGAGTAGTAATAAGGAGTTTTAGCCTCAAACTCTGCGGCACAGGTATCTACCATTTTATATACTGGAACTATTCCAAGTTTCTTTCTCAACTCTCTAATGTCTTTTTCATCTAATCCTAACAAATGAGATATCTGTTTATCAGAAAATCCTAATTTTT from Methanocaldococcus lauensis encodes the following:
- a CDS encoding SagB/ThcOx family dehydrogenase, with protein sequence MEILLPEIEEIKLEDVLLKRRSIREYSSTPLTLKELSHLLFAAYGITDSRGFKTVPSAGATYPLEIYVNVRDVVNLEEGVYKYIPEKHSIVRILDEEVGQKLALASLKQMFIAVAPIVIIIAADFERTTRVYGDRGFRYVYMEVGHVAQNIYLMATSLGLGTVSVGAFYDSEIKNILGIDEYPLLLMPVGVPLSEE
- a CDS encoding beta-propeller domain-containing protein; this encodes MKWKIFLLIFVICFVAFCGCTFNKNNNVEENREFKVVPANEKTFKEFVKKSTNNNYYGVYNIFSGFKVAATNVKQNVNIEDIKFGVSLDSNIVERYSKTNVQVEGIDEADIIKTDGNYIYFTPLWSYIVKSNLNYPYSYRVTYIIKALPPESAKVINNISKGGNLYLYKDNLIIINYNKILNYNVSNPKNPVLKWDMDLNGSYVDSRVYNGKLYLIVSKNDLICPIIWNDVKINYNKYYIPIVPNSILNNFDRTYIISSIDIDSGKINNVIATSGTYDTTVYMSKNNIYFAYHLIPNENKLFLNFLKENSHKYFPENIANLIDKILEDKLFGDEAKFVEIRTILNAYFKTLPSEERLNLINKINKDYEIYLEKHWEELEKTGIMKIDINTFEVKSGSVPGRLINQFAMDEHNNYLRVATTIGNYWKFRDKTTNNIYVLDKNLNIVGKLTNLEKGERIYAVRFLGDKAFVITYKETDPLLVIDLKNPKSPKLLGELKIPGYTTYLHPIGDNKLIGIGKDDDGRIKISLFDVSNYSNPKELDKYKLPEYWSPALYNHHAFLWDEDKNIMVIPVETHAYIFKIENDRITMVKDDKHKSNVLRSLYINNYIYTFSNNEMHIIDENNWSVIKKVDFT
- the carB gene encoding carbamoyl-phosphate synthase large subunit; protein product: MDKKNKLKEILLKAKKLGFSDKQISHLLGLDEKDIRELRKKLGIVPVYKMVDTCAAEFEAKTPYYYSAYETYVYKEQDESNPSDRKKAIILGSGPIRIGQGIEFDYSSVHAVLALKEMGIEAIIINNNPETVSTDYDTSDKLYFEPITFEDVLNIVEKEKERGEFLGVIVQFGGQTAINLAMKLKEAGVNILGTSPENINVAEDREEFSKLLKKLGIPQAEGGTAFTKEEALKIAKRIGYPVLVRPSYVLGGRAMQIVYSEDELIEYMEEAVKVSEEHPVLIDKFLEDAIELDVDAVCDGESVLIGAIMEHIEEAGVHSGDSATVIPPQTLPKEIIDKVIDYTAKLARELNIVGLLNVQYAVKDGVVYVLEANPRASRTVPYVSKSIGIPLAKLATKVMLGKKLEELIKDYNNVVEVSEKVWIAKPKYVSIKEAVFPFQKLPGVDPVLGPEMKSTGEAIGIDKDFGKAYYKAQLSANMELPIVGNVFISVRDKDKKHIVDIAKKLHELGFTIYATEGTAKVLRENGIPAILVKKISESPNDNILKLMKDGKIHLIINTSSGKKAKSDGYYIRRAAVDLGIPYITTIPGAKAAVKAIESVRTGELNVYSLNELDASIKKRE
- a CDS encoding 3'-5' exonuclease family protein, with protein sequence MAEYYFDIETYSPNDKSNPETDKIITIQYQRIDLRSGKPKGKLKILKEWESSERDIVFKFYKKFFSEDKSIWDFIPVGFNLNFEWEFLMTKFNKYLGVKLTSREIYYNRPYIDLKPIVVLLNNGKFRGASLNRFTKKKYNGGFIKEWYENKQYDKIEEYIKNETEAYIEFL
- a CDS encoding DUF499 domain-containing protein; its protein translation is MKGKGGEPIIQIQTPFGGGRTHSLIVLYHTFKNPEIAKKYIPDIEPIKAKITIIVGTAITPENVDNKITGTLWGEIEKQLEGEIKTLNSPISPGSEKLRALLKKHETVLILMDEVLAYVVKARGIKVGDINLASQTIAFLQELTETVKSLSNTLLVITLPASVLEYADEEVAEELLAKLQKVVGKIEKIYTPVSGEEIYEVIRRRLFQRIDEEDVKNIVDEFIDYYEREGILINKSQYREKMIKSYPFHP
- a CDS encoding TatD family hydrolase; amino-acid sequence: MIDTHIHSDTRGLEDLELMAMCLDAVITLAHDPFEMKNVKVWEAHVEKILINELERAKKVGLNLFICVGVHPRAIPPEIDEALNKIKNEYVKYDKVVGIGEIGLEKATKEEKEVFIKQLKLAEELNMPAVVHTPRRNKEEVTKIILEEIDTLNLKNKNIVIEHCNKETTKWVLDKGFYVGLTIQPGKLTPLEAVEIVKEYKDFANKILLNSDCSSNASDVLAVPRTVLKMKINNIEKEIITNVAHKNAVELFKLNIE
- the fdhF gene encoding formate dehydrogenase subunit alpha, with the protein product MELNIVHTICPYCGIGCGIDLIVKDNKVVGTYPFKRHPINEGKACIKGNYCYEFIHSKDRLKKPLIKKNGEFVEATWKEVLDFIASKLKEYSSDEIGFIASARCTNEDNYVFQKFARTVLKTNNIDHCARLUHSATVKGLGEAFGSGAMTNSIEDIEDANCILIIGSNTFEQHPLIARKVVRAKEKGAKIIVVDPRKTITAKNADLFLQINPGTNVALINGLMNVIIKEGLIDEEFIKNRTKGFEDLKKVVEKYTPEYVSKICNISPELIIKAGKMYGSAERSSILYCMGVTQFTHGVDAVKALCNLAMITGNIGKRGTGVNPLRGQNNVQGACDLGALPDVFPGYQKVNIAYEKFEDLWGVELNNESGLTIPEMIEKAGKEIKCLYIMGENPMVSDPDINHVEKALKSLDFLIVQDIFLTETAQLADVVLPAACWAEKDGTFTNTERRVQKINKAVNPPGEALEDWIIIKKLAEKMGYKELFNYNSPRDVFEEIRKVTPQYAGITYERLGVDGIQWPCPDENHKGTPILYTEKFLTPDGLGNIFPVEYKEPDELPDKEYPFFLTTGRIIFHFHTGTMTRKCEHITNEINEGFIEINLEDAKKLGIKNNDLVKVSSRRGEVIVKARITEDIKKGVVFMPFHFAETPVNKLTNPALDPNCKIPEFKVCAVKIEKI